The Streptomyces sp. NBC_01275 genome has a segment encoding these proteins:
- a CDS encoding LysR family transcriptional regulator, which translates to MDGRADVGLRQLRCLVAILDEGGFTDAAAVLGVSQAAVSRTLASLERALGVRLLRRTSRVVTPTATGLRVAAHARRVLGEVETLVQEAASGHTRLRIGYAWSALGRHTLAFQRQWAAQRPETELQLVRVNSASAGLAEGACDLSVVRRPPGDRRFDSAIVGLERRLCALAADDPLARRRSVRLADLGGRRLLIDRRTGTTTPDLWPADARPATEETHDVDDWLTVIATGRSVGVTAEATANQYPRPGVVYRPVRDAEPVAVRLMWWRDDPHPATQAVVELLTALYRMP; encoded by the coding sequence ATGGATGGTCGGGCGGATGTGGGGCTGCGGCAGCTGCGGTGTCTCGTGGCGATCCTCGACGAAGGCGGATTCACCGACGCGGCAGCCGTGCTCGGCGTCTCCCAGGCAGCTGTCTCCCGCACCCTCGCCTCACTCGAACGCGCCCTGGGCGTAAGGCTGTTGAGACGGACCTCCCGGGTGGTGACCCCGACCGCGACCGGGCTGCGGGTGGCGGCGCACGCCAGGCGGGTGCTCGGCGAGGTGGAGACCCTGGTGCAGGAGGCCGCCTCGGGCCACACCCGGCTGCGGATCGGCTACGCCTGGTCGGCCCTCGGTCGGCACACCCTCGCCTTCCAGCGCCAGTGGGCGGCGCAGCGCCCGGAGACGGAGCTTCAGCTGGTGCGGGTGAACTCCGCGAGCGCCGGGCTGGCCGAGGGCGCCTGCGACCTGTCGGTGGTGCGCCGGCCGCCCGGGGACCGGCGGTTCGACTCGGCGATCGTGGGGCTGGAGCGGCGGCTGTGCGCCCTGGCCGCCGACGATCCCCTGGCCCGGCGCCGCTCCGTGCGCCTCGCCGACCTCGGCGGGCGGAGGCTCCTCATCGACCGCCGTACCGGCACCACCACCCCCGACCTGTGGCCGGCCGACGCGCGCCCCGCCACGGAGGAGACCCATGACGTCGACGACTGGCTGACGGTGATCGCGACCGGCCGCAGCGTCGGGGTGACCGCCGAGGCGACCGCCAACCAGTACCCGCGCCCCGGGGTCGTCTACCGGCCGGTGCGCGACGCGGAGCCCGTCGCCGTGCGCCTCATGTGGTGGCGCGACGATCCGCATCCCGCGACACAGGCCGTGGTGGAGCTGCTCACCGCGCTGTACCGCATGCCGTGA
- a CDS encoding cold-shock protein: protein MVAGRVVRFDSQRGYGFIAPDDGGEDVFLHVNDMLMPESQVRRGIVVEFEIEDGERGPKASGVRLARGEDGKPLTADDDVLCDVLSTEEFTRDVTEALLTAAPSLTGEQIVQVRAGLAQFAKNHGWVEG, encoded by the coding sequence ATGGTTGCTGGTCGTGTGGTGCGCTTCGACAGCCAGCGGGGTTACGGGTTCATCGCGCCCGACGACGGCGGGGAGGATGTCTTCCTGCACGTCAACGACATGCTGATGCCCGAGTCGCAGGTGCGCCGGGGCATCGTGGTGGAGTTCGAGATCGAGGACGGTGAGCGCGGCCCGAAGGCGTCCGGGGTGCGGCTCGCGCGAGGCGAGGACGGCAAGCCGCTCACCGCCGACGACGACGTCCTGTGCGATGTGCTCAGCACGGAGGAGTTCACCCGGGACGTCACGGAGGCGCTGCTGACGGCGGCGCCCTCGCTCACCGGCGAACAGATCGTCCAGGTCCGCGCCGGGCTGGCGCAGTTCGCGAAGAACCACGGCTGGGTCGAGGGCTGA
- a CDS encoding DUF4132 domain-containing protein, with product MGWVSAGDYEVALDDGKVVCRNAAGRRLKSVPPKIADDPAVVGLRQLTEWLERHERRCLADVERWMVRSLPVPFAVVARVWPDPAWQAALRDLVVTGADGEVAGFLRDADPERGLGLVDLDGDTVRIAPDLVRLPHPVLLEDLEELREFAVELGVEQRAQQLFREVWRRPAALDAESTTVEDYAGGAFKEQRFLHGRVTQLGYRVRGGQAVLSVLEDGRTVEARVWVGDYEGYEETETGPLTFTDSAGRALKLGQIGPVAWSEGMRMAAALYAGRDIEDEERAA from the coding sequence ATGGGGTGGGTGTCGGCTGGCGACTACGAGGTCGCTCTCGACGACGGCAAGGTGGTGTGCCGCAATGCGGCCGGGCGGCGGTTGAAGTCCGTGCCGCCCAAGATCGCCGATGATCCGGCGGTGGTGGGACTGCGTCAGCTCACCGAGTGGCTGGAGCGGCACGAACGCCGGTGCCTGGCCGACGTGGAGCGGTGGATGGTGCGTTCGCTGCCGGTGCCGTTCGCCGTCGTCGCCCGCGTGTGGCCCGACCCGGCCTGGCAGGCCGCGCTGCGCGATCTCGTGGTCACCGGAGCCGACGGCGAGGTGGCCGGATTCCTGCGGGACGCCGACCCCGAGCGCGGCCTCGGCCTGGTCGACCTCGACGGCGACACCGTGCGCATCGCCCCCGACCTGGTCCGCCTCCCGCATCCGGTGCTCCTCGAAGACCTGGAGGAGCTGCGGGAGTTCGCCGTCGAGCTCGGCGTGGAGCAGCGCGCCCAGCAGCTCTTCCGCGAGGTGTGGCGCAGGCCCGCCGCGCTAGACGCCGAGAGCACGACCGTCGAGGACTATGCGGGCGGGGCCTTCAAGGAACAGCGGTTCCTGCACGGCCGCGTCACCCAGCTCGGCTACCGCGTGCGCGGCGGCCAGGCCGTCCTCTCCGTCCTGGAGGACGGCCGCACCGTCGAGGCCCGGGTATGGGTCGGCGACTACGAGGGCTACGAGGAGACGGAGACCGGCCCCCTGACGTTCACCGACTCCGCAGGACGGGCGCTGAAGCTCGGTCAGATCGGGCCGGTGGCCTGGTCGGAGGGCATGCGCATGGCGGCCGCGCTGTACGCCGGACGTGACATCGAGGACGAGGAGCGGGCGGCATGA